A single region of the Palaemon carinicauda isolate YSFRI2023 chromosome 17, ASM3689809v2, whole genome shotgun sequence genome encodes:
- the LOC137656570 gene encoding uncharacterized protein — protein METSAFASKQHHEKAYETAWKYDIYKTIQNLGLQRELPLFIQAFVSHRFFEVRVWEPSIREEMSGQEKEIPQGSVLSVTLFALPNNRISSVIPQDILSTLFLYDLSISFAGKRIAMVERKLQLLIENFIQWPDMNVFKFLKRKTNVVYFCRIRGVHPDPDIYIKGQRIPCVNEARLSGLIFDCRLSWVPQLKALKVKDLQALNLLKVLSHTPWVQTAKPLELYKA, from the exons ATGGAGACTTCAG cctttgcttccaaacagcaccatgaaAAAGCATATGAAACTGCATGGAAATATGATATATACAAAACTATTCAAAATTTAGGATTACAAAGAGAGCTACCATtattcattcaagcatttgtttcacacAGATTTTTTGAAGTGAGAGTTTGGGAACCttctatcagagaggaaatgtcaggtcaggaaaaagaaattccccagggtagtgtgctaagtgtaaccctatttgcccTACCTAATAataggatatcctctgtcattccccaagatattctctcaacactatttttatatgatctctccatatcatttgctggaaaaagaatagcaatggttgagagaaaactacaacttttaattgaaaattttattcagTGGCCTGATATGAATGTGTTCaagtttttgaaaagaaaaactaatgttgtatatttttgtcgtattcggggagtacatccagatccggatatatacatcaaaggtcaacggatcccatgtgtaaatgAAGCTAGACTttcaggtttgatatttgattgcagaCTTTCATGGGTTCCTCAGTTAAAGGCATTAAAAGTTAAAGATCTTCaggctctgaatcttttgaaagtattatcccatacaccCTGGGTGCAGACTGCAAAAcctttagaattatacaaggcctaa